From a single Collibacillus ludicampi genomic region:
- the pfkA gene encoding 6-phosphofructokinase, which translates to MKKIAVLTSGGDAPGMNAAIRAVVRSAIYRGLEVIGIKRGYTGLISGDLVPMDLGSVADIIHRGGTILYTARCEEFKTKEGQQKGLKVLREQGIEGLVVIGGDGSFRGAKALAELGVQTIGIPGTIDNDIPCTDFTIGFDTAVNTVIQAVDKIRDTATSHERTYVVEVMGRHAGDIALWAGLAAGAESILIPEEPFDLQAIIDKLKRGVSRGKRHSIIIVAEGAGKGFEIGEEIHRATGWETRVTVLGHIQRGGSPTAFDRTLASRMGDMAVELLLKGEGKKMIGIQGGVLKAVDIEEALSTPHKPELSLYNLASILSI; encoded by the coding sequence ATGAAAAAAATCGCTGTACTGACAAGCGGAGGAGACGCACCTGGAATGAATGCGGCGATTCGTGCCGTGGTTCGAAGTGCGATTTATCGAGGACTCGAAGTGATAGGGATCAAACGCGGGTACACGGGTTTGATTTCTGGAGACCTTGTTCCAATGGATCTCGGGTCAGTTGCCGATATCATCCATCGGGGAGGCACGATTCTGTATACTGCAAGATGTGAAGAGTTTAAAACTAAAGAAGGACAACAAAAAGGGCTGAAAGTGCTTCGGGAACAGGGAATCGAAGGATTGGTCGTGATCGGGGGCGACGGATCTTTTCGAGGAGCCAAAGCATTGGCTGAGCTTGGGGTGCAGACGATCGGGATTCCGGGGACGATCGATAATGACATACCGTGCACAGATTTTACAATAGGGTTTGACACTGCAGTCAACACGGTGATCCAAGCAGTCGACAAAATCCGTGATACCGCTACATCGCACGAAAGGACGTATGTTGTAGAAGTAATGGGGCGTCACGCCGGGGATATTGCCTTGTGGGCTGGATTGGCTGCAGGTGCCGAATCGATCTTGATACCGGAAGAACCGTTCGATCTGCAAGCAATCATTGACAAGCTGAAAAGAGGTGTTTCACGTGGAAAGCGCCATTCGATCATTATCGTGGCGGAAGGGGCAGGAAAAGGGTTTGAAATTGGCGAAGAAATTCATAGAGCGACTGGCTGGGAAACACGCGTAACCGTTCTTGGTCATATCCAGCGTGGAGGTTCACCGACCGCATTCGACCGTACACTGGCTTCACGCATGGGTGACATGGCGGTTGAGTTACTCCTGAAAGGGGAAGGAAAAAAGATGATCGGGATTCAGGGGGGAGTCTTGAAAGCTGTTGATATTGAAGAAGCTCTTTCTACTCCTCATAAGCCCGAATTGTCATTATATAACCTGGCAAGTATTCTTTCGATCTAG
- the pyk gene encoding pyruvate kinase, whose product MRKTKIVCTIGPASESLEVLKELIRAGMDVARLNFSHGTYEEHKARIDNIREAAREVGKTVAILLDIKGPKIRTGLIENGEAELKEGDKITLTTEEILGTSEKVSISYKGLPEDVRPGSRLLIDDGLIGLTVESVEGNEIHCRVINGGMLKNRKGINAPGVRLRIESVTEKDIADIRFGIEQGVDIIAASFVRSAEDVLTVRRILEESGAEMDIIAKIEAEEALEKLDEIIQVADGLMVARGDLGVEIPTEEVPLWQKIMIEKCNKAGKPVITATQMLDSMQRNPRPTRAEASDVANAIFDGTDAIMLSGETAAGKYPVEAVKTMARIAERTEEAIRDNLIGSRATRMTDRHTVTDALSHAVATIAHELEAKAIITSTTSGYTARMVSKQRADSPIIAVTPREDVARRLCLLYGVYPVVTKETSSTDEMLEVAVEGALTTDLVRMGDLVVITAGVPVGQPGTTNLLKVHTIGKIVARGQGIGERAATGRIVVGTTYEDLKGKMRDGDVIVALATDRDIVPLMEKASAIITEEGGITSHAAIVGLHLGIPVIVGVTDATRIFRDGEVVTVDPKQGIIYKGRAQVL is encoded by the coding sequence ATGAGAAAAACGAAAATCGTTTGTACAATTGGCCCAGCAAGTGAATCCTTGGAAGTTCTCAAAGAATTGATTCGCGCCGGTATGGATGTCGCACGCTTGAATTTCTCCCATGGAACTTATGAGGAACATAAAGCGCGCATCGATAATATTCGTGAAGCTGCACGCGAAGTCGGAAAGACGGTAGCGATTCTTTTGGACATAAAAGGACCGAAAATTCGCACTGGATTGATCGAAAATGGCGAAGCAGAACTGAAAGAAGGAGATAAGATCACTCTGACCACGGAAGAAATCCTGGGCACGTCGGAAAAAGTATCGATCTCTTATAAGGGATTGCCGGAGGACGTCAGACCAGGTTCACGCTTGTTGATTGATGACGGTTTGATCGGTCTCACTGTCGAATCTGTGGAAGGAAACGAGATTCATTGCCGCGTCATCAACGGTGGCATGCTCAAGAATCGAAAGGGGATCAATGCCCCGGGAGTACGTCTGCGCATCGAATCGGTAACGGAAAAAGATATCGCAGATATTCGGTTTGGTATCGAGCAAGGTGTCGATATCATAGCCGCTTCGTTTGTTCGCAGTGCGGAGGATGTTCTCACAGTTAGGCGTATCCTAGAAGAAAGCGGCGCGGAAATGGATATCATTGCGAAGATCGAGGCCGAGGAAGCGTTGGAAAAACTGGATGAGATCATTCAAGTGGCCGATGGCCTCATGGTGGCTCGGGGAGATCTGGGTGTTGAGATTCCTACGGAAGAGGTACCCTTGTGGCAAAAAATAATGATTGAAAAGTGCAACAAAGCGGGTAAACCTGTTATCACGGCAACCCAAATGTTGGATTCGATGCAGCGAAACCCGAGGCCAACGCGTGCGGAAGCGAGCGACGTAGCAAACGCTATTTTTGATGGAACGGATGCAATCATGTTATCTGGCGAAACGGCAGCGGGTAAATATCCTGTCGAAGCCGTCAAAACGATGGCGCGGATTGCGGAGCGGACCGAAGAAGCGATACGCGACAACCTGATTGGTTCACGCGCAACCCGCATGACAGACAGGCATACGGTTACGGATGCGTTATCCCATGCGGTTGCAACGATCGCACATGAACTGGAAGCGAAAGCGATCATAACTTCGACGACGAGCGGTTATACTGCACGCATGGTATCCAAACAGCGCGCCGATTCTCCGATTATCGCGGTCACGCCGCGTGAGGATGTGGCACGCCGACTCTGCTTGCTCTATGGCGTATACCCAGTCGTTACGAAGGAAACGTCGTCAACGGATGAAATGCTGGAGGTGGCAGTGGAAGGCGCTCTCACTACCGATCTCGTGCGAATGGGTGATCTTGTTGTCATTACCGCCGGAGTGCCCGTGGGGCAACCCGGTACGACCAACCTTTTAAAAGTACACACGATTGGTAAAATAGTAGCGCGGGGACAGGGAATCGGCGAGCGCGCTGCAACCGGTCGCATCGTTGTGGGTACAACATACGAAGATCTAAAAGGTAAAATGCGCGACGGTGACGTGATCGTAGCTTTGGCCACCGATCGCGATATCGTCCCCCTTATGGAAAAAGCCTCTGCGATCATTACGGAAGAAGGAGGCATTACTTCTCACGCGGCAATCGTGGGACTCCATCTGGGGATTCCAGTGATAGTTGGCGTGACAGATGCGACACGCATTTTCCGTGATGGAGAGGTTGTCACCGTCGATCCGAAACAAGGGATCATTTATAAAGGACGCGCTCAAGTCCTATAG
- a CDS encoding FxsA family protein, with translation MKRLLMLICIFVPLLEVIVIIKMGDLIGGWMTFLLLVGIGLLGAYLVKVQGARIWRRLRIELEMGRMPAETLWDGLCTLVAGCLFLIPGFLTDIIGILFLLPPIREIIKRLLKTWVAERLMQGTWHFFWRR, from the coding sequence ATGAAACGTCTTCTCATGCTCATATGTATTTTTGTACCCCTGCTTGAAGTCATTGTAATCATAAAAATGGGAGATCTTATTGGGGGATGGATGACGTTCTTGCTTTTGGTCGGGATCGGTTTGCTTGGCGCATATTTAGTAAAAGTACAGGGGGCCCGCATTTGGCGGAGGCTTAGAATAGAGCTTGAGATGGGGCGGATGCCTGCTGAAACGTTATGGGATGGCCTTTGTACTCTTGTAGCGGGATGTCTGTTTCTTATTCCCGGATTCCTCACGGATATAATAGGAATACTGTTTTTGCTTCCCCCGATCCGAGAGATCATCAAGCGATTGTTAAAGACGTGGGTTGCTGAACGATTGATGCAAGGTACCTGGCATTTCTTTTGGCGAAGATAA